In Hermetia illucens chromosome 1, iHerIll2.2.curated.20191125, whole genome shotgun sequence, one genomic interval encodes:
- the LOC119650478 gene encoding protein expanded, producing MRAFCTVSAPLEVCAPPTRPLSPGSRFLALRLLGTTQPRTLYFLVEAKSRIREVYTQTCLHFAKQGMLDAELFGLAVLIDGEYMFADPESKLSKYGPKSWRSSHTHGLDANGRPLLELHFRVQFYVESPFMLRDETSRRNYYLQLRANACSRDVPKDYSEQSMVLLSGLALQADFGDYPLDDEIVDSSNGGGGGAIGGGSNSTSRSSNINNPSIGGGAGSSLTTSSTSLATTSSGIHPVVSASSSNASSSNAAPDYFQIEDYIPSSIGSAWCRSALRACHRENRGMSRADAELTYIRQVCALHDTINAHVYRMKLSKSETGAGSVHFIIYSKGIKICGENTQPITFLWPNIIKLSFERKKFEIRSSDNKITLYSSSDEKNKMILTLCRETHQFSMKVAARLKEAMKREEEESSSLHACYMYSRSLNLPYKNKNDQRISVISSTSSNTTSGIVSDRVHSEDELEIMINTPPAVPIAAPSTESLALAHLLDRPSVSRQTSSVGQVSLKDLEDHLAALSVRSNTRSISSESTTDPSTDRSRGSAEANETDSPNSQHNIGSQCSSTCSTVVVATDTITLSSLSAHPASAVRRPSTSSSLELGFSHTAQNSTLSEGASTFIDNEFISTNDGEDECISGVYTLDHVPPTETSGVYTMNSSEMTGQSSEIAESESHESSHYGSFQPQSEIGDGSVPNIDSVDGQYGNCMDNEDIGEFRLRSDSNISASGSFRGDGSDPTDNKHTLLSAEELTDLIVGRGTYPSRKTVSSTLDSDCDYVTLPLPLEGDSYIQGHQDTAPTEDNDDIDELLKDPPAPPKRIDSNIHHSLSSLVDIRPRSPPPYNARHQKTGLRGPPVCSEIPPITLPLREPPPYPQSSHQKPQPVRISTLKAQTHQAIPKQSTSHLISSNPAILPEEVTARFITTRPHINILKAHTSVVSENPKPSFAAPTVSAISHPHSASQSPLASIQSTVGIPIVPYNLHTPHKSMSAIPPPPHSYPEVKAPPQPCVLLPVIKPRQYLPPPPPTIPRQPPPPPPPQLATVYTSQLARSQIELYQQQLYSDVDYVIYPLQDPAVSQQEYLDAKQGSILAAMAQSPPPPPYLAYHTSSPHTGSWDTCKGHAIYRSTPYLPMAISTHSRYASTQNLSDTYVQLPGAYSPLYSPSVASLCSSYEPPPPPPLRPANIPPPQALFSRSRSDDNILNSIETTPKIKRLPPPPPPYQARRVKKPPMPAPTEKPPPIPTKPHVHIPLQPRSTSLQRKIASSMANIPLTPILSPLIPNSSTTPVTNRVPSKIQPPEPITSNGGSSSPNNNSGGVTQIDIQALREKSKHLDLPLISALCNDRSLLKQTKAFVLPKHPKNTSSAVSNQQQQQVHSPVAPLSTNMSKSKYPVSGLSTTQLAKPRKTSISHRHPNDKLPPLPVANTNNYVMDPTPPVASKHKSFNSQPSS from the exons ATGGCGAGTATATGTTCGCAGACCCCGAGAGCAAACTTTCCAAGTATGGTCCAAAAAGTTGGCGTTCATCACACACACAC GGTCTCGATGCAAATGGTCGCCCTCTCCTGGAACTACACTTTCGCGTGCAATTTTATGTGGAGAGTCCGTTCATGCTACGAGATGAAACTTCAAGACGAAACTATTACTTACAACTGCGTGCAAACGCATGCAGCCGGGATGTTCCCAAAGACTATTCCGAACAATCTATGGTACTATTAAGTGGTCTGGCCTTACAAGCAGACTTTGGGGACTATCCGCTGGACGATGAAATTGTGGACTCATCGAATGGGGGTGGGGGTGGTGCCATTGGTGGCGGTAGTAATAGTACTAGTCGCAGTAGTAATATTAATAATCCTAGTATTGGAGGCGGTGCTGGATCATCGCTTACAACCTCGTCAACATCGCTCGCAACAACCAGTAGCGGAATACACCCAGTTGTGTCCGCTTCTTCATCGAACGCATCTTCCAGCAACGCTGCACCGGATTATTTCCAGATTGAGGACTATATACCATCAAGTATCGGTTCGGCGTGGTGTAGAAGTGCCTTGAGAGCGTGTCACCGGGAAAATCGGGGGATGTCGCGAGCCGATGCTGAGCTTACGTATATTCGCCAAGTGTGCGCATTGCATGATACAATCAATGCCCACGTTTATCGAATGAAACTTTCGAAAAGTGAAACCGGTGCAGGTTCTGTACATTTTATAATCTATTCTAAAGGTATTAAGATTTGCGgagaaaatactcaacccattacaTTCCTATGGCCTAATATTATTAAGCTAAGTTTCGAACGTAAGAAATTCGAAATACGTTCCAGTGATAATAAGATAACACTGTACTCATCAAGCgatgaaaagaataaaatgaTCCTTACATTGTGTAGGGAAACCCACCAATTCAGTATGAAAGTTGCAGCTCGACTGAAGGAAGCTATGAAGCGAGAAGAGGAGGAGAGCAGTAGCTTGCATGCGTGCTATATGTATTCGAGAAGCCTTAATTTGCCATATAAAAATAAGAATGATCAAAGGATATCGGTGATATCAAGTACGAGCTCCAACACAACTTCAGGGATCGTGAGTGATCGCGTGCATTCAGAAGATGAACTGGAAATAATGATAAACACTCCGCCGGCGGTGCCGATAGCAGCTCCGTCAACCGAGAGCTTAGCTTTGGCCCATCTCCTGGACAGACCAAGTGTGAGTCGGCAAACCTCATCCGTTGGTCAAGTATCTCTTAAGGACTTAGAAGACCATTTGGCTGCATTATCAGTACGGTCAAATACTCGATCGATCAGCAGCGAGTCGACGACAGATCCATCGACCGATCGGTCTAGAGGTAGCGCGGAAGCCAATGAAACGGACTCCCCAAATTCACAGCATAACATAGGATCGCAATGTTCTTCGACTTGCAGTACCGTAGTAGTGGCTACAGACACAATTACATTATCTTCCTTATCCGCCCATCCAGCCTCTGCAGTCCGTCGTCCATCCACTTCAAGTAGCTTGGAGCTGGGATTCAGTCATACTGCTCAGAATTCAACTCTTAGCGAAGGTGCTAGTACATTCATTGATAATGAGTTCATTTCAACTAATGACGGCGAGGACGAATGCATCTCCGGTGTTTATACGTTAGATCACGTCCCACCCACCGAAACTTCAGGCGTGTATACTATGAACAGCAGTGAAATGACGGGACAATCATCAGAAATCGCCGAATCGGAAAGTCATGAAAGTTCACATTACGGAAGTTTTCAGCCTCAAAGTGAAATCGGTGATGGAAGCGTACCAAATATTGACTCGGTCGACGGACAATATGGGAATTGTATGGATAATGAAGATATCGGTGAGTTCCGACTGAGGTCGGATTCGAACATAAGTGCATCGGGTTCATTCAGAGGAGACGGGAGCGACCCCACAGATAACAAGCATACTTTACTAAGTGCTGAAGAACTAACTGACCTTATCGTGGGACGCGGTACATATCCTTCAAGGAAAACCGTAAGCAGTACACTCGATTCAGATTGTGATTACGTAACTTTGCCTTTACCGCTGGAAGGTGATAGTTACATACAAGGCCACCAGGATACCGCTCCTACAGAGGACAATGATGACATTGACGAATTGCTAAAAGATCCTCCAGCTCCTCCAAAACGAATTGACAGTAACATTCATCATTCATTATCAAGTCTAGTAGATATAAGACCTCGATCGCCTCCTCCTTACAATGCAAGACACCAGAAGACAGGTCTTCGGGGACCTCCAGTTTGCAGTGAAATACCTCCAATTACTTTACCACTTCGGGAGCCTCCACCATACCCACAAAGTTCTCATCAGAAACCTCAACCAGTAAGAATATCAACGCTCAAAGCACAAACTCATCAGGCAATACCAAAGCAGAGCACATCGCATTTAATATCAAGCAATCCAGCAATTTTACCTGAAGAAGTAACAGCTCGTTTCATTACAACGCGGCCGCATATTAATATCCTGAAAGCGCACACATCAGTTGTAAGCGAAAATCCAAAGCCTAGCTTTGCCGCACCAACGGTCTCGGCTATCTCTCATCCACATTCAGCGTCACAGAgtcccttggcttcaattcaaaGCACGGTGGGCATACCTATAGTTCCTTACAATTTGCACACGCCTCACAAGAGTATGTCAGCTATTCCGCCGCCACCACACTCATATCCCGAAGTCAAGGCACCACCTCAACCATGCGTCCTGCTTCCGGTCATAAAACCTCGTCAATACCTACCACCTCCCCCACCAACGATTCCCAGGCAACCACCACCGCCGCCTCCTCCCCAATTGGCCACTGTATACACAAGTCAGTTGGCTCGTTCTCAGATCGAGCTATACCAACAACAACTCTACAGTGATGTAGACTACGTGATCTACCCGCTTCAGGATCCTGCTGTTAGTCAGCAAGAATATCTGGACGCCAAACAAGGATCAATTTTAGCTGCAATGGCCCAAAGCCCACCACCACCGCCATACCTCGCATATCATACAAGCAGTCCTCACACTGGTTCATGGGATACCTGCAAAGGACATGCCATCTATCGAAGTACACCATATCTCCCGATGGCTATATCCACACATTCCCGCTATGCATCAACACAAAACTTATCAGACACTTATGTTCAACTACCTGGGGCCTACTCACCCCTGTATAGTCCATCAGTTGCAAGCTTATGTTCATCGTATGAACCACCACCGCCACCACCATTGCGACCGGCGAACATTCCACCGCCTCAGGCATTATTTTCGAGATCAAGATCGGAtgataatattttgaattcaattGAAACGACACCAAAAATTAAACGactaccaccaccaccaccaccatatCAAGCACGTCGTGTTAAAAAGCCGCCGATGCCAGCACCAACAGAGAAACCTCCACCGA TACCAACAAAACCCCATGTGCATATTCCGCTTCAACCACGCTCCACCTCGTTACAACGCAAAATTGCTAGCAGCATGGCCAACATCCCCCTCACTCCCATTTTGAGCCCACTCATTCCCAATTCATCGACGACTCCCGTCACCAACCGAGTCCCATCGAAAATCCAACCGCCTGAACCAATAACGAGCAACGGAGGAAGTAGCTCTCCCAACAACAATAGTGGAGGTGTTACACAAATTGATATCCAGGCTCTTCGGGAGAAGAGCAAACACCTGGATCTCCCCCTGATATCGGCTCTCTGTAACGATCGGTCGCTCCTAAAGCAAACAAAAGCATTCGTTCTGCCCAAACACCCGAAAAACACATCTTCAGCAGTAAGTAATCAGCAGCAACAGCAAGTGCACTCCCCCGTCGCACCGCTATCTACTAATATGAGTAAGTCTAAGTATCCTGTATCAGGATTGAGTACAACGCAGCTGGCAAAGCCACGCAAGACATCGATAAGCCATCGTCACCCGAACGATAAACTACCACCGCTGCCGGTTGCGAATACGAATAACTACGTTATGGACCCCACACCGCCGGTCGCTAGTAAACATAAGAGTTTTAATTCTCAGCCCAGTTCATGA